Genomic window (Haloarcula limicola):
CACCGTCTGCGGGACGACGTTCGACACCGCCCGCACGACCTGCCCCGCGTGTGACAGTCAGATATACCGAACGAGAACCAGAACGCCGAACGCGCGGTTCAACCTGCTGTTCGCGATGACGCTCGCCGGCCTCGAAGCGACCTACAACGTCGTGACGGGGAAGTACCCCAAAGAAGGGTCCCGCACCTGAGTGCGGCGGACCGAAGGGGAACCGGAATACACACAACGGACCCGTTCGCTACACCGGGCATGGCACGAACCGTCGACGACCTCCGAAACGAGATCAGACAGGCCGTCGGGCGCTACGAGCGCGTCGAATCGACCGCCTTCACCAAGGAGGCCCTCGCCGCTATCTGCGATGCCGTCGGGTACGACGTCGACTCGAACGCGCTCCCGCCCAAGCCGCAGATGCGAGCCGGGATCCTCTGGCGAATCGGCGAGTTAGACGACGACGACCCGTCGCGGGCGGAACGTCCGTTCCGGAAGACCCAGTTGCAGGCGATCGCCGACGCGTTAGAACGGGAGGAGTGACGGGACACCGGCCCGCCGACGCCGCCGTGGCGTCTGTCAGCCGGACTGGGACTCGTCGCTCGGCTCGGCCTCGTTCAGTATCGCTCGGAAGAAGACGAGCAGCGGGATGATCTCGAGTCGGCCCATCCACATGTTGACGGTCAACATCAGCTTCACGCCGGCCGCCACCGCCGGCTTCGAGAGCGACGAGGGCGTCACGATGCCGCTGACCAGTCCGACGTTCCCCTGGGCGCTGGCGACTGTGAACAGCACGTTCCGCAGCGGAACCCCCTCCGGTCCGATCGGCAGCAGGACGAGGAGGACGAACACGCCCAGCAGGTAGACCGTCAGCCAGAGCAGCGTGATAGTCACCGCGTTGGCGTAGTTCTCGGAGGAGTACTGCCCCGAGACGGACTTGTCGATGGAGTCGGCGAGCGTCTCGTCCGGAAACGGGTCTCGAATGCGCGACCGGAGCCCGCGACTGATACTGATTCCGCGAATGATCTTGATACCGCTCGCCGTCGACCCCGACGCGCCGCCGAGGGCCATCGCCATCGTCAACAGCAGTATCGAGATGGTCGGCCACTTCCGACCGACGCTCGAGACGGTGTAGAACCCGGCGCCGGAGTTCGCGGAGACGAACTGGAAGACCGCGCGGAGCGCCGACTTAGAGAGGGAGGGGTAGACGGTGTGAGTGGCGAGGTTCCCGAGGACGAGGAGCGTCCCGCCGCAGACGGTAACGGCCAGCCACCGGATCTGTGAGTCGGTGAAGAGGTCCGAGAAATCCCGCTTGTACAGCAGGTAATAGGCGGGCAGGGGGATCGCGCCGATCAGCATTATCGGCAGCGCCGCCACCTGGATCTGCGGGCCGTAGGCCTTGAAGCTCGTATCGGTGACGACGAAGCCGCCGGTCGACAGCCCCGTCATCGCGTGGTTGAGGGCCTCCCACGCGGGCATGCCGACGACCCAGAAGAGGGCGGCGGAGAGGAGCGTCACGGCCGCGAAGACTCCCACCAGTAGCTTCGGCGAGTTCGACCGGTCGCCCGACTGGAACTGGCCGAGCGGCGACCGGGACTCGTAGAACTGGGTGAGCATGGAGTTCCCGGACTGGTTCACGATGGCGACCGTGAACACGATCACGCCGAGGCCGCCGAGCCACTGGGAGAGCGAGCGCCACCACAGGAGCGTGTGCGGTAGCTCGCTCTCCTTTCGCGCCATCGTCAGCCCGCTCCCGGTGAGGCCGCTCATCGACTCGAACCACGCGTTGACCGGCCGGCGGAACGCCCGAAGCGTGGAATCGGTCGCTGAGTCCGGTACCGGGAGGACGGCCGGGTCGAGGGCGACCGTCCACGCGACGGCGAGGAACGGGAGCGTCCCCGCCAGCGCGGCGACGAACCAGACCGCCCCCGCGGAGGCGAAGACCTCCGCCTTCGAGGCGTCGTCGGCCGCCGAGCAGAGCCGCGTCAGCGTCCAGCCGACGGCGAAGACGATTCCCATAGTGAGGAGCGTCCCCGGAATCGCGTAGTACTCCCCGTAGTAGAGGGAAACCACGACTAACGTTCCCATCACGGGGGCGAGGCGAGTGAGCGCCCGTCCGACGTTGTGACCGACCTGGCGGTAGTTAGTCATGGTCCCACACCCCTGTTGTAACTGCACTTGTCAGTGAGCATTTGATGTATAGTACCTGCGACGGCTATGAGGGCGAACCGCACCGCGTTCGCGCCGTTCGGCGTCAGTTACCGCTCTGTTCTCCGTCGTCCGAGTCGTCCGCCGAATCTCCGTTCGAATCGCTATCGTCTGAGTCGTCCGAGCCGCCGTCGTCCGAATCGCTATCGTTCGAGGCGTTATCGTCCGAACCGCCGTCGTCCGAATCGCTGTCGTCCGAATCTCCGTTCGAATCGCTATCGTCCGAGTCGCTATTGTCCGAGTCGCTATCGTCTGAACTATCGCCCGAGTCGCTCGAATCGTCCGACGAGTCGCTATTGTCCGAGTCGCTATCGTCTGAACTACCGCCCGAGTCGCTCGAATCGTCCGACGAATCGTCGTTCGAGTCGTCCGAATCGTCGTTCGACGCGTACTCGGCGTGGCTCCCGTAGGCGCTGATGCCGCCCGCGAGCGCGACGCCAACGCCGGCGGCGACGTCGTTCCAGTGGAGCACCGCGCTCGTCTCCCAGAGCACGGCGGCGACGACCAACCAAGCGCCGAATACCGCGATCGCCGCCGCGCTCCACTGACTCGCCGACTGGTCGCGTCTCGCGTACGTGTACGCCGCGAGGCCGACGAGCACGACACCGACGATGAGGTCGCTCCAGAAGTCCGCGAACGGGGCCTCGTAGAGGAAGGGCGGCCCGACGATCAGCCAGCACCCGACCGCGACGACCACGGCCGAGAGCCACTTGATCAGCGACGCCGTGTTCATCGGCCCGACCCTCCGTTCGGTCGTTCGGCCGCCGGTCGCGGCCCGACGGACCCGTGCGTGAGTGCGCTCGTCATATGTCCTCCTGGACCTGCTTGATTCCCTCGCCGATCGCGTCGCGCTTGAAGTACAGCGCTTCGATGGCGAACACTATCACGGCGATGGCGACGACGAGGACGAACACCGAGTACAGCTGCGTGTAGAGGTACCAGAGCAGCGCGCAGAAGAAGAACGCGCAGCCGGCGACGCCGACGAGCGGCGGGATCGCGGAGATGTCGGCCTCGTTGCGGTACAGGAAGGCGAGCGCGCACACCGAACCGAACACCACGATGTACATCAGCGAGGCGAACTCCACGACCGCCTCCAGGCTCCCGAAGCTCGTGAACAGCGCCGTCAGGACGCCGATGATGAGGACCGCGTACATCGGCACCGTCCGGTCGCCGTGCGCTCCCATCTCCTCGGGGAGGATGTCCTCGGACGCTAGGTTGTCCGCGAAGATAGCGCTGTTGAACAGCGTCGAGTTGACCGCGCTGGCGGTCGAGACCAGCGCCGAGATGCCGACCGCGAGCGCGAGATACTGGTTGATCTCCAGAGAGGCGAAGAGCAGCGCCGCCTCCGGCTGCGCGCCGACCGTCGCCGGCGGCAGCAGGCTCGTGATGACGAACCCGACGAGGATATAGATGAACGCGGCGATGCCGATAGACATGTATATGCCGCGTTTCAGCGTCTCTTTCGGGTTCTTGAACTCGCTCTGACTGTATAGCTGTAACTGCCATCCCTCGAAGGAGACGAACGAGACCGACGCAGCGATGAACGCGTTGATGCCGAACTCGGAGAGGCCAACGGTGAGGCTCTGATTGCTGAAGCCGAAAAACACCGCCCAGATGGCGAAGACGCTGATGATGCCGGCCTGTGCGAAGACCAGCCAGCGCTCGATGGAAGTCGACGAACCCGCTCCGAGGAGGTTGATCCCGATGAACAGGGCGACCATTCCGACCGAGAGGATGCGCCGCATCGGGAAGCCCCCGAGATAGGAGGCACCGATCATCATCTCGGCGAACGCCCCGAACGCGTAGGAGTACATCGCCATCGTACCGATGTAACCGACGACGAGCGTCCAGCCGACGACCGCCGCGCCCGTCGACCAGCCGGTCAGTTCCTCGATGTAACTGACCGAGCCGCCCTCGCTGTCCGTGATCTGGTTGATGTTGGTGTACGAGTACGCCGCACAGAGCACGACAATGGTCGCGATGGTGTACGAGAGCCACGTCAGGACGCCGGCGGCCGCCACGACGATGCCGATCGCCGCGTAGATGCCGCCGCCGACGATTCCGCCGACGCCGAGCGCGACGCTCGTCGGCAGTCCGAACTGGTTGCTCATCGGGAACCACCGCCCTGGTCGCTACCGAGGAAGTCGGTGTCGTTTATCGACATCACGTTGTTCGGACTCACGACGCGCGGGTTGAGCTGCGCGTTCTGATGAATCCGGAAGTTCCTGACCGTGTTCTTGTACCCGAAACTGTTCTGGTAGGAGTACGCCGGGAGGATAGCCCGGTCTTCGAGGGCTTCAGTGATGATGGACGCGTAGAGCTCTCGTCGTTTCTCCCGGTCAGTCGTCTTCCGCGCGCGCTTGATGTGCTCCATGAGGTCCGCGTTGTCGTAGAATAACCCCTGGGTCTTCCCCTCCTGATCGTGATGGAGCGTCTGATAGATGAACGAATCGGGGTCGGTGCCACCGTGGGTGCCGTCGATGTAGACCATGTAATCACTCGCCGAACCGCTGACGTGCTTCTCGAGATACCCCTCCCAGGTCGCCGGCGACACGGAAGCGCGCTGGCCGGCCTCGCGGATTCCGGTCGCCAGCTTGCGCCCGATCTCCTTGCGCTTGGGGTCCTTCGGGACGAGAATCTCGATCTCCTTGTTCACTCCGGCCTCGCTGAACAGCTGCTCGGCCTTCGAGGTATTCCGAGGGACCGACATGTCGCGCCACTTCTGTAACGGCATGTCCCACTCCTCGGCCATCTCCTTGGGCAGCGGGCTGTGCACCCGCTCGCCGACTGGCTCGATGAAGTTCTCGACCTCGTTGCCCATATCGATACAGTAGTCGATGGCCTTCCGAACCGTCTCGTCGGTGGTCGGCCCGTCGTTCATGTTGAAGCCGATATGGTAGGTACTGTGCCCCTTTCGCAGACCGACGTTCGTGCCGCTCCGCTTCGCGAGTCGGTCCTGGATCCGGGGAGAGACGGGTTCGATGATCCTGTTCCGCCCGGAGACGAGGCTCATCATCCGGGTTATCGGCGACTCCTGGTGAATGGCGGTTATCTTCGCGATAGCGGGTTTCGGCTCGCCCCAGTAGTCCTCCCAGCGGACGACCTTGGCCTTCTTCTCCTTCGAGAAGTGCCGTACCTCGAACGGACCGGAACCCACCGGTTCCTCCGCGAACTTCTCTCTGCCCGCCTCGCGGACCGACTTCGGCACGATCTCGTGCGTCAGGGAGTGAGTGAACGCCGGGTACGGGTACGCCAGGTTGAACCGGACGGTCCGGTCGTCGGGCGTATCGATCGATTCGATCATGTCGAACCGCCAGCTCTCGGGCGCGTCCTCCTCGACCGGGGCCTCGAACGAGTATTTAACGTCCTCTGCCAACACCGACTGCCCGTTCTGGAATGCGGCGTCCTCCCGTATCTCGACCGTATAGCGCCGATCGCTCCCATCAGTCTGCGGTCGACCGGTCGCGATCTGCGGAACGAGCTCGGTCGACTCGTCGTACGTGTAGAGACTGTCGAAGATCTTCTCGGCCATCTGTGCCGATCCGACGTCGTGGATCTCGATCGGATCGAGCGTGACGGGCGGGTGGAGTGTCCCGATACGGAGGTCGCCGCCGTCGGGCGTCGTCGGATTCGCCGAACAACCCGCGAGCGCCGTCGCTCCTGCCGTCCCGAGCCCCGTCAACAACTGTCGACGACTCAGGCCTTTCGTGTTGTCTGGCGACCGCAGTGACTCCTCGTTCCGGTCGCCGGTCTCACTGTCTGTACTCTCTGTCACGACCTAGTTTTGGAGACCCAACTGGACATGCCCTTTGCTGAATCATTCAGGCTACTTAAGTCAGCACCGCGTTTCAGCCCGGTCGGTTCGCTCGGGACACCCACACGCCTATGTCACTGCTGGCCGTCGCTTCCGATGAGATGGCAACAGCCGCAGAGATCAGTCTCCCGGCGGAGGAGTTCGCGCTCTGGGAGACTTTCACTCGAATACCGGATGTCGTGTTCGACGTCGAACGAGTGGTAGCCCACGGCGAGGCACGCGTGATGCCGATCCTCTGGGCCAGCGGTGCCGAGCTCGACGAGATCAGCGACGCGTTCGACGCCGACCCGAGCGTCGAAGACGAGGAGTTGCTCGTCGACCTGAACGACGAGTGGCTCTATCGGATGGCGTGGGTCGACGATATCGCGGCCGTGGTTCAATCGCTCGTCTACGAGGAGGGGACGATCACGGACGCCCACGGGAGAAACGACCGGTGGAGCTTCCGAATCGTCTTCCCCGACTCGGACGCGCTCTCGCGGACGTACCAATTCTGTCAGGAAGAGGACCTGACGATGGAGATCGAGAGCGTCACACAGATGGAGAGCGAACCCGGCACACAGTTCGGGCTCTCCGAGGTCCAGTACACGACTCTCATCACAGCCCACCGCGAGGGATACTTCGAGGTACCGCGTGAGACGACCGTCGAAGAACTCGCCGAGAAGCTCGACGTCTCGGCACAGTCGGTTTCCGAGCGACTCCGGCGTGGACACGAGAAGCTCATCAGCAGCGCGCTACCGACCGCCGTAGAGGAAGCGAGCGACGACGAGTGACTCTGTTTCTTCCTAAAGAGACCTGAATATTCGCACGGAAGGTTCGCGCCGACGCGTACCGTAGCTTCGGCCGGAGGGCACTCGTGACAGATCAGTATCAGTGTCAGTACTGCGACGCGGCGTTCGAGAGCGTGACCGAGCTGAACGACCATCGAGACGAGAACCACCAAGAGAAACTGGGCCCGTAAAGACCGGAGAGCGCGCTCCACCGGCTGCCGCCACCCGATCCAAATAATTACTATAATAATAGTAAATCGAGGCCAGTATTTTACGTCTCGGTCGTTTCTACGCGAATAGAATGAGCGCAGAACCCACGGCAGAGCGCGCGGACGCGGAACTGGAGACGGTGCTTCTCGCTATCGGAGGCCGCGACGATGCGCGTATGGACTCGCTCGTGACGACCGTTCGCGAGATCGCCCCGCCGAACGACGCGACCGTCGTGATCGCTCACGTCTTCGACAACGGGTCCTACCGAGAGGCGGTGGAGCGGATACTGGACGCCGAGACGGCGGACATCGAACCGGACGAACTCGCCGCGGAGATGGGCGTCACGCGGGTCGTGACCGAAGAGCTGGCCGACGACTCCATCGACTGTGAAGCGCGCGCCACGACCGGGAGACGCGGCGAGGGGATCGTCGAAATCGCCGAGGAGGTGGACGCCGACCGCGTCGTCGTCGGCGGTCGCCAGCGGTCGCCGGCCGGCAAAGCGGTCTTCGGTAGCACCGCCCAGACGGTGATGCTAAACGCTCCCTGCCCGGTGACGTTCGTCCGCGACCGAGCGTAATCGTTCACCACCTCGCAGCGTATCTATCAGTTATTCTGAAGAGTCGAGCCGGCCCGTATCGAGAGTGATCGTCACGCAGCCATAGAGATATGTTGTCAGAAATATACTGTGTTTCGTCCAATAATGAAACGTCTAAAGGATTCTTAGAGGGTTTCAGACGTTATCAGAAAGCGGCTAAAATGGGGTGAAACGGCGTTCTCTTCGTAAACAAATCCGAAACAGTACCAATCATCTGGCGCTTATATGATGATATGCGTTGATAGGTCCGAGTAAGGAAATCACCTATGTCGACCGCATCCTCCTCGCTTCCACGCCCGCCCGCGATCATCACCGTCGTCCAGTCGGCAGCAGTCACCGCCATCGAGGCGCTCGTGACGACCGTTCGGGGCCTCGCCTTCTGGGCGGCCATCCTGCTCCCGATCGTCATCTCTGCGACGCTGCTGGCCGGCGTCGTCGCCTCCTCACCCCACTTCGTGGGTAGTCTGTTCGTTCTGAACGTCGTGTGTGCCGTCTTCGGACAGAACTACTCGCCGGGCAGATGAGTCTGGAACGACCACGCTCACGAGAGCCGGATCGAAGAGATTCGAAGACGGTCCTGTTCTGTCCTACCTGCAACCACGAGAGCCCGATAGACGGTGAGTGGTTGTCCGACCGCTCGAGCGATTCCGACCGGTTGCTCTGTCCGCGCTGTGAAGCTGTCGTGGTCGACCGGTCACTCCGGTGATCCCACTCGTTTCCGGCTTTCTCTCTTTCTCTCTGGAGTCGCTCTGTTTTCGTTCGTCTCTCGGACCTGCTCCGGCCCGTCGATATCGAGATCGAACGGGGTCACACACCCCTCTATCGAAGTGTTGGGTAACCGGGAACGACCGCCGGCGAAAATTTCGATTGCCGGTCGATGGATCGAGAGCGGGCGAACCAGTATCGAACAGAGACGAGCGCAGTGACCCTCTTTCTACCGGTTTCGGACGATCACGGGGTAACAGTAGAAGAGACCGAACACTTCGATAGAGGAGAGACCGTCCGAACGAACTCGTCGAAAAGACACTTCGATAGAGGAGGGTGACTGCTCGGAGAAATCGCCGAGGAAACACATCGATAGTGGGGAGCGGGGCGGAGTGAAACTGATCAGCGAAAACACTTCGATAGAGGGGGGCGACTGTCAGAGCAAGCCGGCCGACACGACCCTCGACGGAGAGGTCGACCTGAGCGTTATTCTATCCGAGAAGGGAGCGCGCCCCGATCTCGCCTATCACTATCGGGAGGCGATAGGTCCGACATTCTGAACCGGTAGATATCGATGTCAGAGCGTCTCTGAACCGGTTCTACACTTCGATAGAGGGGTGTGGTGACCCGACGAACCACTCGGTCGGATCAGTCGGCTCTGTGAGCTAATCGAGCGACACCGGTGGGGTAAAAGAGGTGAAACAGAGGGGGAAATTTGGATAGGAGAAACGGGGAAGAAGAGAGTGAGACGTTCGATAGAGGAGGGTGACTGCTGGAGAATACCTGAGGAGACCGAGTACACGGAGACGACGCCGGTTCGAAACCGCTCAGTTATGACAGAACACTTCGATAGAGGGGTCTGTCGAGTCCGGCGTGTGTGAGTTACGCCTCGTTTCGGATCTGTGCCCTGACGACGGACTGTACCTCGTCGGCGGCGACCATCTCCAGTCGAGAGTCTTCCCTGAGAGTTTCGAGGATGGTTCGTGGCCGCTCGCCGAACTGGAACTCCAAGAACATCCCCGAGCTCGGACCGTGGCTCCGCCGCTCGAAGTCCACGAGCGAGTACGTCGTCATCTCCTTCATCTTGTTGACGTACGTCTCCTGGTGATACTGGTCGGCATCGATGGACTCGGTGAGGAACTGATAGACGCGATACCCCGTCGTACTCCGGGCGGTCTCGTCTTCGGTCTCGGTCGCTACCGCTGCGGTCGCGTACAGACAGAGCTTCTTCTGCGTGCTGATGCCGCGGACGACCTCTAATACGCGGTTCTTCTCGACCTTGTCCTGAGCGGCTCGAACGTGTCGTTCGCGGACGTTGGAATCGCCCTCCCGCTCCGCGAGTTCGCCGGCGACTCGAATCAGATCGATGGCTTTCCGCGCGTCGCCGTGAGTCTGTGCGGCGAAGGCCGCCGCCAGCGAGATGACGCCGTCGTCGAGGACGTCCTCGTGGAAGGCGTCCTGTCGCCGTCGGAGGATCGACTGCAGTTGGTTCGCGTCGTAATCGTCGAAGTGGACGTCCTCGGGCGTGAACGAACTCAGCGCGCGGCTGCCGACCAGTTCCATCATCTTCGTGTCGTTGGAGATGGCGACGACGGAGATGTGAGCGGTCATCTCGTCGTTGGCACCCGCACGCGAGAGCTGATAGAGGAGCCGTGAGAACGCGGGGTCCTGTTTGTCACGGCGGCCGACGAGCATGTCGAGTTCGTCGAGAACGAACACCACGGAGTCGAAGTTCTCGTTGACGATGCGATACAGCTCGTCCCACTTCTCCTTCGTGGCGACGCCGTGTTTCGGCACTTCGATGTCGACGTCCGCCTCGTCGGCGGCGCGGCGACCGAGTTCGTAGACGGCGATGCCGAGCGTATCGAGGTCCTGGCAGTTGACTTCGACCGTCCCGAATCGTATATCCCTCGACGAACAGATCTGGCTGATGTTCTTACAGACGGCCTTGGTGATGAGGGACTTCCCCGTCCCCGAGGGACCGTATAAAAAGAGATTCGGTGGTCGGTTGTCACCGAGTGCGACCCGAAGCATCTTCGTTACTTCTTGGAGCTGTCGGTCGCGGCCGACGATGCGGTCCTCCTCGACGACGTGATTGGGATCGAGCAGCGAGCGGTCGCGGATCAGCCCCTCCTGCTCCTCGAACTCGAGAAGCATGTCCTCGATAGACTGCGAGCCGTCACTGTCGCGAGCCGACGATTCCTCCGCGTCGAGAGAGACGGACTCGCTATTTTCGGTGGAGAGTGACACACCGGTATCGGGATCTGACGACTCGCTCTCTTCGGGAGACGACGGATCTTCTTCCACGGGTGACGACGCTCTCTCTTCAGGTGGTGACGACTGTTCCTCGTTGGACTCGGTCGCAGGTGCCAGTTCTGTGTTCGTTCGGGTTGTATTCGGATCAGAAACCGGGTCGAGTTCGTCTGTGGACTCGCCCTCGTCGGTCGTGGTCCGCTCGTCCGCGCTCGCCAGGAGATCAGACTGTGTCGTCTCTTCGGAATCGTCCGGCTCCGACGACTCGGTGGTGTCGTCAGCCTCGGAGTCGTCAGCGTTCATGACCGAACCGAGACGCCCGGGAGGGAAAAGCGTTACCCACCTCTATCGATGTGTGATTCCGTTATTGAGTTCGTCAGTAGCGCGTTACTGCGAGTTCGCGCTTTCGAGATGTGAGAGAGGACAAAAGTAGCGACGATGTGTTCGAGAGGAGGGGGGAACACAGACACCCCTCTATCGATGTGTTCGAGGGAAAGGAAGGGGTGGGGGTTTCAGTCGGACTCGTCGAGGGAGGTGCCAAAGTAAATTCGGTGAAGCAAGTCGCGTCCTCGTCTATAACGCTAGAAGCGGAAATATAGGATACAGAACCGTTCACACTTCGATATTCGTTCTTCTTCTTCTAGCTTACTAGCAACAACACACACACCCCTCTATCGATGTGTTCGATGTGTTCCGAAGGGAGAGATCTTCACTTTGGAAGGAGCGTGAAACAGGCGGGTCGTACATTTCCCGTTTAATTTTCGAGACTACTGTAGAACCACGCTTAGAACTGCTTCGTCGTTCCTATACTCTCCCAGGTTGTCCCTTGCCTTCTGGCACACTCTACGAGCTGCGTTACGTCGTTCGCTGCCGGCTCTCTGTTCGATGTCACCCTTCGTAGTCGGCCAAAACACATCGATAGAGGGGTGTCTGTGTCCACAACTGTTCGAACACAGCCTTCGATTATTCTGTGCTTCCACGAGTTCCCAGCTGGTACCACACTCCCTAACAGCCAGAACACATCGATAGAGGGGTGTCTGTGTCTCCCCTCGAACGCGGTCACCGATCAAATCAGTTATTTACTGCTTTCGAAAGCGGTGTTCCTACAAACCACTCTTCGACTCGTTTTACCCCTTTCATCTGCTAACAATTATCAGTCATCCGGATATCTGTATAGGTTCAAAAAATTACTGTTCATATCTATTTTACCACCTGAAAAAGACAAAGAACCTCCTTATTTTTCAGAATAGTCCTATAATATCCGTTTTTCTTCCTATATAGGCAAAGACTATATACAAAATGTCCGTATATAAATTCTTCTCTTCCCTAAAAACACGCACTTATGGGCTTATGATTACACCTCTTCCTATCCTCTGTGGCTACATCGGCAGTTCTAGGACACTGTTCCGACCGATAGTTTCCTCTCCGACGATAGCGGTCGGACGAGAGACCGGCTACACTGCGATTGCCCGAAATCCCGACGTACCACAGGTTTAAGAACGCTGGCGGGTACATTGCTGGTATTACGCGCTATTATGGGACCCGGGGAAGGGACTGACGGTACCGTCGCGGACACGCTAGCGGTCTTCGAGCGACTGGAACAGCCATCGACGCCGCTGACGACGGCCGAGGTCGCCGATGCGCTCGATTGTCACCGTCAACGTGCCCGCCGCTCGCTCGCTCGACTCGCAGATCGAGGCGTGCTCGAAACGAAAGAGACGGGTTCCGAGAGCCGTATCTGGTGGCGTCCAGTAGAAGCCGACGCGACCACTAATATCGATTCGCCCTGGGACGAGGACGACCAATTCGCCGAGTTCGTCCGCTCGGTGGAAGATTACGCGATTTTCGTCCTCGATCCGAACGGGTACGTCGCCAGTTGGAACGACGGGGCCAAGCGGATCAAGGGGTACGACGCGGACGAAATCGTCGGCAAGCACTTCTCGACGTTCTACACCGACGAGGACACCGAACGCGGGGTCCCGGCTCGGAACTTGGCGGCCGCCGAGAGGAGCGGCCGTATCGAATCCGAGGGGTGGCGCGTTCGAAACGACGGCTCGGAGTTCTGGGCGAACGTCACCATCACCGCGATCTGGGACGACGACGGCTCGCTGAAGGGATTCACGAAAGTCACCCGAGACCTGACCGAGCGAAAGCAACGCGAGGAGGCACTCCGCCGAGAGAACGAGCTGACCGAACATCTCCTGAAGACGGCACCGGTCGCCATCACCGTACAGGACGGCGATGGCGAGATGGTCATGGCCAATCAGCGCGCACAAGACGTCCTTGATCTCTCCGAACAGGAGCTCGTCAGTGACCCCGGGGTTCGCGACGAGTGGGAATTTTACGACAGCGACGGCAACTCCCTCGCTCCCAGCGAAACGCCGATGGCCCGCGTCTACGAGACCGGTGAGCCGCTGTTCAACGAGGAGATCGCCATCGACCGCCCCGACCGCGACCGCCTCTGGGTCTCGGTCAACACTGTCCCGCAGTTCGACTCCGAGGGGTCGCTCGAACGGATAATCTCCGCCAGCGAGGACATCACCGAACTCAAACGTCAAGAGGCCCAACTCCGCCGGGAACGGGATTTCGTCGATCAGATTCTCGCTGCCGCCCCGCTGAGTATCCTCGTCGTGAATCG
Coding sequences:
- a CDS encoding TrkH family potassium uptake protein — translated: MTNYRQVGHNVGRALTRLAPVMGTLVVVSLYYGEYYAIPGTLLTMGIVFAVGWTLTRLCSAADDASKAEVFASAGAVWFVAALAGTLPFLAVAWTVALDPAVLPVPDSATDSTLRAFRRPVNAWFESMSGLTGSGLTMARKESELPHTLLWWRSLSQWLGGLGVIVFTVAIVNQSGNSMLTQFYESRSPLGQFQSGDRSNSPKLLVGVFAAVTLLSAALFWVVGMPAWEALNHAMTGLSTGGFVVTDTSFKAYGPQIQVAALPIMLIGAIPLPAYYLLYKRDFSDLFTDSQIRWLAVTVCGGTLLVLGNLATHTVYPSLSKSALRAVFQFVSANSGAGFYTVSSVGRKWPTISILLLTMAMALGGASGSTASGIKIIRGISISRGLRSRIRDPFPDETLADSIDKSVSGQYSSENYANAVTITLLWLTVYLLGVFVLLVLLPIGPEGVPLRNVLFTVASAQGNVGLVSGIVTPSSLSKPAVAAGVKLMLTVNMWMGRLEIIPLLVFFRAILNEAEPSDESQSG
- a CDS encoding SPW repeat domain-containing protein; the encoded protein is MNTASLIKWLSAVVVAVGCWLIVGPPFLYEAPFADFWSDLIVGVVLVGLAAYTYARRDQSASQWSAAAIAVFGAWLVVAAVLWETSAVLHWNDVAAGVGVALAGGISAYGSHAEYASNDDSDDSNDDSSDDSSDSGGSSDDSDSDNSDSSDDSSDSGDSSDDSDSDNSDSDDSDSNGDSDDSDSDDGGSDDNASNDSDSDDGGSDDSDDSDSNGDSADDSDDGEQSGN
- a CDS encoding APC family permease, yielding MSNQFGLPTSVALGVGGIVGGGIYAAIGIVVAAAGVLTWLSYTIATIVVLCAAYSYTNINQITDSEGGSVSYIEELTGWSTGAAVVGWTLVVGYIGTMAMYSYAFGAFAEMMIGASYLGGFPMRRILSVGMVALFIGINLLGAGSSTSIERWLVFAQAGIISVFAIWAVFFGFSNQSLTVGLSEFGINAFIAASVSFVSFEGWQLQLYSQSEFKNPKETLKRGIYMSIGIAAFIYILVGFVITSLLPPATVGAQPEAALLFASLEINQYLALAVGISALVSTASAVNSTLFNSAIFADNLASEDILPEEMGAHGDRTVPMYAVLIIGVLTALFTSFGSLEAVVEFASLMYIVVFGSVCALAFLYRNEADISAIPPLVGVAGCAFFFCALLWYLYTQLYSVFVLVVAIAVIVFAIEALYFKRDAIGEGIKQVQEDI
- a CDS encoding ABC transporter substrate-binding protein — its product is MTESTDSETGDRNEESLRSPDNTKGLSRRQLLTGLGTAGATALAGCSANPTTPDGGDLRIGTLHPPVTLDPIEIHDVGSAQMAEKIFDSLYTYDESTELVPQIATGRPQTDGSDRRYTVEIREDAAFQNGQSVLAEDVKYSFEAPVEEDAPESWRFDMIESIDTPDDRTVRFNLAYPYPAFTHSLTHEIVPKSVREAGREKFAEEPVGSGPFEVRHFSKEKKAKVVRWEDYWGEPKPAIAKITAIHQESPITRMMSLVSGRNRIIEPVSPRIQDRLAKRSGTNVGLRKGHSTYHIGFNMNDGPTTDETVRKAIDYCIDMGNEVENFIEPVGERVHSPLPKEMAEEWDMPLQKWRDMSVPRNTSKAEQLFSEAGVNKEIEILVPKDPKRKEIGRKLATGIREAGQRASVSPATWEGYLEKHVSGSASDYMVYIDGTHGGTDPDSFIYQTLHHDQEGKTQGLFYDNADLMEHIKRARKTTDREKRRELYASIITEALEDRAILPAYSYQNSFGYKNTVRNFRIHQNAQLNPRVVSPNNVMSINDTDFLGSDQGGGSR
- a CDS encoding helix-turn-helix domain-containing protein; this encodes MATAAEISLPAEEFALWETFTRIPDVVFDVERVVAHGEARVMPILWASGAELDEISDAFDADPSVEDEELLVDLNDEWLYRMAWVDDIAAVVQSLVYEEGTITDAHGRNDRWSFRIVFPDSDALSRTYQFCQEEDLTMEIESVTQMESEPGTQFGLSEVQYTTLITAHREGYFEVPRETTVEELAEKLDVSAQSVSERLRRGHEKLISSALPTAVEEASDDE
- a CDS encoding C2H2-type zinc finger protein, with the protein product MTDQYQCQYCDAAFESVTELNDHRDENHQEKLGP
- a CDS encoding universal stress protein, which produces MSAEPTAERADAELETVLLAIGGRDDARMDSLVTTVREIAPPNDATVVIAHVFDNGSYREAVERILDAETADIEPDELAAEMGVTRVVTEELADDSIDCEARATTGRRGEGIVEIAEEVDADRVVVGGRQRSPAGKAVFGSTAQTVMLNAPCPVTFVRDRA